The Benincasa hispida cultivar B227 chromosome 11, ASM972705v1, whole genome shotgun sequence genome has a segment encoding these proteins:
- the LOC120091297 gene encoding polyribonucleotide nucleotidyltransferase 2, mitochondrial: MASMASKGNPLFSTIPHFLTWRSLGFRTICCGRMGFASQSQHQLDTDTTLARTKVLETFKEEFEIGSHLVTLETGKIARFANGAAVLGIEETKVLSTVTSAKGDAVRDFLPLTVDYQEKQFAQGVIPGTFMRREGAPKERELLCGRIIDRPIRPLFPTGFFHEVQVMANVLSSDGKRDPDVMAANATSAALMLSDIPWGGPIGVIRIGRINGKFIVNPTMDELNLSDLNLVYACTREKTLMIDVQAREITEKDLEAGLRLAHPEAVKFLEPQIRLAAKAGKLKKEYKLSMVSDSTMEKVTKLAESPIEAVFTDPSYGKFERGEALEKITQDVKKAFEEECDEEGLKILPKAVDYVRKKVIRRRIIAEGLRVDGRRLDEVRPLYCESSYLPILHGSSIFSRGDTQVLCTVTLGAPEDAQRLDSLVGPPTKRFMLHYSFPPFSINEVGKRGGLNRREVGHGTLAEKALLAVLPPEDEFPYTVRITSEVMASDGSTSMATVCGGSMALMDAGIPLNEHVAGVSVGLVSETDPSTGAIKDYRILTDILGLEDHLGDMDFKVAGTRKGITAIQLDIKPAGIPLDIICESLEHARKGRWQILEHMEREINAPHIKDPKNSPQLATLKYDNDAIRRLIGPLGTLKKRVEEETGARISVGDGTLTIMAKNHAVMEKVLEKVDFILGREIEIGGTYKCIVTSVKEYGAFVEFNGGQQGLLHISELSHDPISRVSDVVSVGQKISLRCIGQDVRGNIKLSLKATLPGPKAEGQNGNSVSSLESVPPVGEAYKTQHETQNSTSNTSLVDTSVGSEVNHTLSVHSMLIRSADDCDEEEKKSAGMNLKPKDTQKPKTKSTPKRTQKGVNNNKGSEVSPTLSVPSILIRSAEDCDEEEKKSKPKTTSTPKRIQKGVNNNEGSEVNPTLSVPSILIRSAEDCDEEEKKSAGLNLKLKDTRKLKASQSKPFTQKGVNNNKVEVESPITTRNLKIGMKVRAKIYQVRARGLVLDLGEGVRAMYRFEGDNRSNFKVGDELHVQCSSFSCNGIPVMSLVDNK; the protein is encoded by the exons ATGGCGTCCATGGCTTCCAAAGGGAATCCACTCTTTTCTACCATTCCTCATTTCCTAACTTGGAGAAGCCTCGGCTTTCGTACCATTTGCTGCGGTCGCATGGGCTTCGCTTCTCAGTCTCAGCACCAGCTTGATACGGATACAACCCTCGCCCGAACCAAGGTTCTTGAAACTTTCAAAGAAGAATTCGAGATTGGATCGCACTTGGTTACGCTGGAAACTGGAAAGATCGCTCGTTTCGCTAATGGAGCCGCGGTTTTGGGCATTGAAGAGACCAAGGTCTTGTCTACCGTTACCTCTGCTAAGGGGGACGCTGTTCGTGATTTTTTGCCTCTCACG GTGGATTATCAAGAGAAGCAATTTGCACAAGGTGTTATTCCGGGTACATTCATGAGGAGAGAGGGGGCGCCTAAAGAGCGTGAACTATTATGTGGCCGCATTATAGATCGTCCTATTAGGCCATTATTTCCCACTGGATTTTTCCATGAGGTCCAG GTAATGGCCAACGTTCTTTCTTCCGATGGTAAACGAGATCCAGATGTTATGGCAGCTAATGCAACATCCGCTGCTCTTATGTTATCAGATATTCCGTGGGGTGGCCCCATTGGAGTGATACGTATAGGAAGGATTAATGGGAAGTTTATTGTCAACCCGACAATGGATGAG CTTAACTTGAGCGATCTCAACTTAGTATATGCCTGTACGAGGGAGAAAACGTTGATGATTGATGTCCAAGCACGTGAAATCACAGAAAAAGATCTTGAAGCTGGATTAAGGTTGGCACATCCCGAA GCAGTTAAGTTTCTTGAACCTCAAATCAGACTGGCTGCTAAAGCTGGAAAGCTGAAGAAGGAATACAAGTTGTCCATGGTGTCAGATAGTACAATGGAGAAAGTTACCAAGTTAGCTGAATCCCCTATTGAAGCTGTTTTCACTGACCCCTCTTATGGCAAG tttgaaCGTGGCGAGGCCTTAGAAAAGATCACACAAGATGTAAAGAAAGCATTTGAAGAAGAATGCGATGAAGAAGGCCTGAAGATTTTGCCAAAAGCAGTAGACTATGTGAGGAAAAAG GTTATCCGCAGAAGGATCATTGCCGAAGGACTTAGAGTTGATGGTAGACGTCTTGACGAAGTTAGGCCGTTGTATTGTGAATCCAGTTATTTACCTATACTTCATGGGTCATCAATTTTTTCTCGAGGAGATACACAG GTTCTATGTACTGTTACACTTGGAGCACCAGAAGATGCTCAACGCTTGGATTCCCTCGTTGGACCACCAACAAAACGTTTTATGCTTCACTATAGCTTCCCCCCATTTTCAATTAATGAAGTGGGAAAACGAGGTGGTTTAAATAGGCGTGAAGTTGGCCATG GAACTCTTGCCGAGAAAGCTTTGCTCGCTGTGTTACCTCCTGAAGATGAATTTCCATATACTGTCCGCATAACCTCAGAAGTCATGGCATCAGATGGTTCGACATCAATGGCAACTGTTTGTGGAG GTAGTATGGCATTGATGGATGCTGGCATTCCGTTAAATGAACACGTGGCTGGTGTTTCAGTGGGCCTTGTTAGTGAAACCGATCCATCAACTGGTGCAATTAAAGATTACCGTATCTTGACTGATATACTG GGGCTTGAAGATCATCTGGGTGACATGGACTTCAAAGTAGCTGGCACACGAAAAGGAATTACAGCAATTCAGTTGGATATAAAACCTGCTGGAATTCCATTGGACATAATATGCGAGTCCCTAGAGCATGCACGTAAAGGTCGTTGGCAAATACTTGAGCACATGGAGCGTGAGATTAATGCACCACATATTAAGGATCCTAAAAACTCTCCTCAATTAG CTACCTTAAAGTATGATAATGATGCTATTCGTCGACTAATTGGACCTCTTGGTACTTTgaagaaaagagttgaagaggAGACAG GTGCACGCATATCGGTAGGTGATGGTACTCTTACCATAATGGCTAAAAATCATGCTGTGATGGAGAAAGTTCTAGAAAAG GTTGATTTCATACTTGGCCGTGAGATTGAAATTGGAGGAACTTATAAATGTATTGTAACTTCAGTAAAAGAGTATGGTGCATTTGTTGAGTTTAATGGTGGGCAGCAAGGCCTTCTCCACATCTCAGAGTTGTCACACGATCCA ATCTCCCGGGTTTCAGATGTTGTGTCTGTTGGTCAGAAGATTTCCTTGAGGTGCATAGGTCAAGACGTCCGTGGTAACATCAAATTGTCCCTTAAAGCAACGTTGCCGGGACCAAAAGCCGAAGGTCAGAATGGAAATTCTGTTTCTTCTTTGGAATCAGTTCCTCCAGTTGGAGAAGCATATAAGACCCAACATGAAACTCAGAATTCTACATCCAATACTTCTCTAGTGGACACAAGTGTAGGTAGTGAGGTGAATCATACTTTGTCAGTTCACTCGATGCTTATTCGAAGTGCTGATGATTGTgatgaggaagaaaaaaaatctgcTGGTATGAACTTGAAACCTAAGGATACTCAAAAACCAAAGACTAAATCTACACCAAAACGTACGCAGAAGGGTGTAAATAACAATAAAGGTAGTGAGGTGAGTCCTACTTTATCAGTTCCCTCGATTCTGATTCGAAGTGCTGAAGATTGTgatgaggaagaaaaaaaatctaaaccgAAGACTACATCTACACCAAAACGTATTCAGAAGGGTGTAAATAACAATGAAGGTAGTGAGGTGAATCCTACTTTGTCAGTTCCTTCAATTCTTATTCGAAGTGCTGAAGATTGTgatgaggaagaaaaaaaatctgcTGGTTTGAACCTGAAACTTAAGGATACTCGAAAACTGAAGGCTAGCCAGTCAAAACCCTTTACTCAGAAGGGTGTAAATAACAATAAAGTTGAAGTTGAAAGCCCCATAACTACAAGAAATCTGAAAATTGGAATGAAAGTCAGAGCAAAGATTTATCAGGTTCGAGCTCGTGGTTTAGTGCTTGATTTGGGTGAAGGGGTTCGTGCGATGTATCGATTCGAG GGAGACAACAGGAGCAATTTTAAGGTTGGGGATGAGTTGCATGTTCAGTGTTCGAGCTTTTCGTGCAACGGGATTCCTGTAATGTCGTTGGTCGATAATAAGTAG